A single window of Pyxidicoccus xibeiensis DNA harbors:
- a CDS encoding DUF4424 domain-containing protein: MRSRRAVLALLAGGVLSGCLGAVPFRPRAYDAAVRVEAVAVDFRPDGSGVLDLALEVGNPASDAASVSSVDFELWVDGRRVASGAQQVAVALAEEGRIPLRVLFPLASEPITAGTEPVARAVRVRGGVVLRFGGTERRAPFQDERVLRLAYVPPLSGPDGD; this comes from the coding sequence ATGCGCTCGCGGCGGGCCGTGCTGGCGCTGCTGGCGGGCGGCGTCCTGTCGGGGTGTCTGGGCGCGGTGCCCTTCCGGCCCCGGGCCTACGACGCGGCGGTGCGCGTGGAGGCGGTGGCCGTGGACTTCCGGCCGGACGGCTCCGGCGTGCTCGACCTGGCGCTGGAGGTGGGCAACCCCGCCTCGGACGCGGCCTCGGTGTCCTCGGTGGACTTCGAGCTGTGGGTGGACGGGCGGCGCGTGGCGTCGGGCGCGCAGCAGGTGGCAGTGGCGCTGGCGGAGGAGGGGCGCATCCCGCTGCGGGTGCTCTTCCCGCTGGCCAGCGAGCCCATCACCGCGGGCACGGAGCCGGTGGCGCGCGCGGTGCGCGTGCGGGGCGGGGTGGTGCTGCGCTTCGGCGGCACGGAGCGGCGCGCCCCGTTCCAGGACGAGCGCGTGCTGCGCCTGGCCTACGTGCCGCCGCTGTCCGGGCCGGACGGGGACTGA
- a CDS encoding pilus assembly protein N-terminal domain-containing protein: protein MPARMYSVGAFLAFLVPAVAGAWPVDLSVSLEPGKERFHKLATVDWVEVEDAAVATAELLPGTNEVLLTGHSTGRTHLLLYAEGRFAVWRLTVGTPPPEDVPARLAAARKACPDLKATEGEERSLSATVKNAGCRAALLELLRTDAYVARELELTFDVPVLQEQLASVGAGLQPLGLEARYSGAGVVLTGSATPEVHRRALWELFRRSVGRVPLEDRVEVKAPESPPDAGTADAGTAVKPEPVIPVEVLPQQPKRKGKR from the coding sequence ATGCCCGCTCGAATGTATTCCGTTGGAGCATTCCTGGCCTTCCTCGTTCCGGCGGTGGCCGGCGCGTGGCCGGTGGACCTGTCCGTCTCGCTGGAGCCCGGCAAGGAGCGCTTCCACAAGCTGGCCACCGTCGACTGGGTGGAGGTGGAGGACGCGGCCGTGGCCACCGCCGAGCTGCTCCCGGGAACGAACGAAGTGTTGCTCACCGGGCACTCGACGGGGCGCACGCACCTGCTGCTGTATGCCGAGGGGCGCTTCGCCGTCTGGCGGCTCACCGTGGGGACGCCGCCGCCCGAGGACGTCCCGGCCCGGCTGGCCGCCGCGCGCAAGGCGTGTCCCGACTTGAAGGCGACGGAGGGTGAGGAGCGCTCGCTGTCCGCCACGGTGAAGAACGCGGGCTGCCGGGCGGCGCTGCTGGAGCTGCTGCGCACGGACGCGTACGTGGCGCGCGAGCTGGAGCTGACGTTCGACGTGCCGGTGCTGCAGGAGCAGCTCGCCTCGGTGGGCGCCGGGCTGCAGCCCCTGGGGCTGGAGGCGCGCTACAGCGGCGCGGGCGTGGTGCTGACGGGCTCCGCCACGCCGGAGGTGCACCGCCGCGCGCTGTGGGAGCTGTTCCGCCGCTCCGTGGGGCGGGTGCCGCTGGAGGACCGGGTGGAGGTGAAGGCCCCCGAGTCCCCTCCGGACGCGGGCACGGCGGACGCGGGCACGGCCGTGAAGCCGGAGCCGGTGATTCCGGTGGAGGTGTTGCCCCAGCAGCCGAAGCGGAAGGGCAAGCGCTGA
- a CDS encoding hemolysin family protein, whose amino-acid sequence MPTWTLWVACLVLCFVRAMVAAAESALYGTSDLRAQELAETQPGAASRRVLRHKTNREATATALRLGTLLSGFLAAAIGAFVPPRMLDMTRYGEAAWLPVATVAAGALFVGVLASLMEVTMRGLANANPERWAMRLSGLVSMLVLLLYPPMRLTLGVLNLVARTFGRTLRFEPPPPPLEELEKLLAAQAAKNEVDKSAPQLIRSIFELSDKRCRDVMVPRTEVVTVDITITSEELLRLLAEENHSRIPVYRDDVDHIIGVLHARDIIPLLQHPELIVLQDIIRPAHFVPWMKPIGDLLRDMQKRKIHMAIVVDEYGGFMGVVTLEDILREIVGDIGDEFEVEEKQVEKLADGSFLVDAALEVDAFTQAFGFPLPEGDFDTLGGFLSSLAGHLPDVGERFTYTGWQFVVASKEGPRIDRVRMTRLKASTSKDGKDGKEPKDGLPRDGKEPTPREPRPEAAAKSGTS is encoded by the coding sequence ATGCCTACCTGGACCCTCTGGGTCGCCTGCCTGGTGCTGTGCTTCGTGCGGGCCATGGTCGCCGCGGCGGAATCCGCGCTCTACGGCACCTCGGACCTGCGCGCCCAGGAGCTGGCGGAGACCCAGCCCGGCGCGGCCAGCCGGCGGGTGCTGCGCCACAAGACGAACCGCGAGGCCACCGCCACCGCGCTGAGGCTGGGCACCCTGCTCAGCGGCTTCCTCGCCGCCGCCATCGGCGCCTTCGTGCCGCCGCGCATGCTGGATATGACTCGCTACGGCGAGGCCGCCTGGCTGCCGGTGGCCACCGTGGCCGCGGGCGCCCTCTTCGTGGGCGTGCTCGCCAGCCTCATGGAAGTCACCATGCGCGGCCTGGCCAACGCCAACCCGGAGCGCTGGGCCATGCGGCTGTCCGGCCTGGTGTCGATGCTGGTGCTCCTGCTCTACCCGCCCATGCGGCTGACGCTGGGGGTGCTCAACCTGGTGGCGCGCACCTTCGGCCGCACGCTGCGCTTCGAGCCCCCGCCTCCGCCGCTGGAGGAGCTGGAGAAGCTCCTGGCCGCACAGGCCGCGAAGAACGAGGTGGACAAGAGCGCCCCGCAGCTCATCCGCTCCATCTTCGAGCTGTCCGACAAGCGCTGCCGCGACGTCATGGTGCCGCGCACGGAGGTGGTGACGGTGGACATCACCATCACGTCCGAGGAGCTGCTGCGGCTGCTCGCCGAGGAGAACCACTCGCGCATCCCCGTCTACCGCGACGACGTGGACCACATCATCGGCGTGCTGCACGCGCGCGACATCATCCCCCTGCTCCAGCACCCGGAGCTCATCGTCCTGCAGGACATCATCCGCCCCGCGCACTTCGTGCCGTGGATGAAGCCCATCGGCGACCTCCTCCGGGACATGCAGAAGCGCAAGATTCACATGGCCATCGTCGTGGACGAGTACGGCGGCTTCATGGGCGTCGTCACGCTGGAGGACATCCTCCGCGAAATCGTCGGCGACATCGGCGACGAGTTCGAGGTGGAGGAGAAGCAGGTGGAGAAGCTGGCCGACGGCAGCTTCCTGGTGGACGCCGCGCTCGAGGTGGACGCCTTCACCCAGGCCTTCGGCTTCCCCCTGCCCGAGGGCGACTTCGACACGCTGGGCGGCTTCCTCTCGTCGCTCGCCGGCCACCTGCCGGACGTGGGCGAGCGCTTCACCTACACCGGCTGGCAGTTCGTGGTGGCCTCCAAGGAAGGCCCCCGCATCGACCGGGTGCGGATGACGCGCCTGAAGGCCAGCACGTCCAAGGACGGGAAGGACGGCAAGGAGCCGAAGGACGGCCTGCCGCGCGACGGCAAGGAGCCCACGCCCCGGGAGCCGCGCCCGGAGGCCGCCGCCAAGAGCGGAACGTCCTGA
- the aat gene encoding leucyl/phenylalanyl-tRNA--protein transferase — translation MPIYLLSDEHPELFPPPERADKSGVVAVGGDLRPERLLAAYSRGIFPWYSEGDPIVWHSPDPRFVLEPDKLHVGRSLRKTMARGLYEVRYDTAFARVITECGRVPRPGQNGTWITDDMLEAYVTLHELGFAHSVETWAEGELKGGLYGVSLGAAFFGESMFALAPDASKVAFVASVERFRAWGFQLIDCQVETEHLARFGAEAWPRKRFLTALSRALKEPTRRGKWTEQATPAPG, via the coding sequence GTGCCCATCTACCTGCTGAGTGACGAGCACCCGGAGCTGTTTCCGCCTCCGGAGCGGGCTGACAAGAGCGGTGTGGTCGCGGTGGGTGGGGACCTGCGGCCGGAGCGACTGCTGGCCGCGTACTCGCGCGGCATCTTCCCCTGGTACAGCGAGGGAGACCCCATCGTCTGGCACTCGCCGGACCCTCGCTTCGTGCTGGAGCCCGACAAGCTCCACGTGGGCCGCTCGCTGCGCAAGACGATGGCGCGGGGCCTCTACGAGGTGCGCTATGACACGGCCTTCGCGCGCGTCATCACCGAGTGCGGCCGCGTGCCGCGTCCCGGCCAGAATGGCACGTGGATTACCGACGACATGCTGGAGGCCTACGTCACGCTGCACGAGCTGGGCTTCGCGCACTCGGTGGAGACGTGGGCGGAGGGCGAGCTGAAGGGCGGCCTGTACGGCGTGTCCCTGGGCGCGGCCTTCTTCGGGGAGAGCATGTTCGCGCTGGCGCCGGATGCGTCGAAGGTGGCCTTCGTCGCCTCGGTGGAGCGCTTCAGGGCGTGGGGCTTCCAGCTCATCGACTGCCAGGTGGAGACCGAGCACCTGGCGCGCTTCGGCGCGGAGGCCTGGCCGCGCAAGCGCTTCCTCACCGCGCTCTCCCGGGCGCTGAAGGAGCCCACGCGGCGAGGGAAGTGGACGGAGCAGGCGACGCCCGCACCCGGGTAG
- a CDS encoding S8 family peptidase: MADMKNFLIGEGERLVTRILPPLRNPGEKWTPYKFLPARARLSPRVAQLSSALEQAPDALFPEDRAVALLTLHPAFIAKSYFPGGLLKELQLDMVGSRPRTITPAITKGASRPTVTSELFVAGERDVFRRWAKELPRWTEGGRFDQLVRLEDVRLPHVEDKLRGFTEQHSGHMAIEVVLHADAVTGGFILEGFHRYLRSLGINDKLQERIQVGGLTFIALDAPRELVERIAAFSFLRVIRPLPVLRAFWPDSTKVLKSEPTATAVLPAATAASQALRVAVLDGGVPPNSVLSPWVTSHSIGNVVKPTVDQLAHGLQVTSALLFGPIEPGKTPPPPPASVDHFQVVDARDEKDHSRNYYRVLGRVQNFLNRRSHSFVNLSIGAALPVVDDEVHPWTAILDQHLATGDTFVTVASGNGGHHPADSGMERVQSPADSVNALVVGACDSMKKAWRRAGYSSYGTGRSRMKPDGVAFGGTDKTPFFALADPHGKLRGVYGTSISAPNAMRTALMMRAELGPVLHSLALRTLMVHGTERGRQPVTEVGWGRFPQDPNELLVCGSGEARILYQGIFVPGSYMRMPIPIPPGGIKGEKVEITATFCFASPTDPEDPLAYTRAGLDITFRPNSKKLANPKAKRPVAEADSFFTAKKAYATEQDLRNAHKWETTRHAQRRFNEADLVEPYFEVHYNAREGGAPSKGATNVPYALVVTVRCPGMPDLYNRILQHYRTQLRPLVPLSVQVPLPRG; this comes from the coding sequence ATGGCGGACATGAAGAACTTCTTAATTGGCGAGGGCGAGCGGCTCGTAACCCGCATCCTTCCTCCACTCCGAAACCCCGGGGAGAAGTGGACACCGTACAAGTTCCTGCCGGCGCGCGCGCGACTAAGCCCGCGCGTTGCACAGTTGTCCTCCGCGTTGGAGCAGGCGCCGGATGCCCTCTTCCCAGAAGATCGCGCGGTCGCGTTGTTGACCTTGCACCCGGCATTCATCGCCAAGAGCTACTTCCCCGGGGGCCTCCTCAAGGAATTGCAACTGGACATGGTCGGCAGCCGACCTCGAACGATCACGCCTGCGATCACCAAAGGAGCTAGCAGGCCAACTGTTACCTCCGAACTCTTCGTAGCGGGAGAGCGCGATGTATTCCGCCGCTGGGCTAAAGAGCTACCTCGCTGGACTGAGGGCGGCCGGTTCGACCAACTTGTGCGACTGGAAGACGTGCGCCTGCCCCATGTGGAAGACAAGCTGCGCGGATTCACTGAACAGCACTCGGGCCACATGGCGATCGAAGTTGTTCTGCATGCAGACGCGGTAACCGGGGGATTCATTCTTGAGGGGTTCCACCGCTATCTCCGCAGCCTGGGAATCAACGACAAGTTGCAGGAGCGAATTCAGGTGGGAGGGTTGACTTTCATAGCCCTGGACGCCCCTCGTGAACTTGTCGAACGCATCGCAGCCTTCAGTTTCCTGCGCGTTATCCGCCCATTGCCCGTGCTGCGCGCCTTCTGGCCGGATTCGACCAAGGTGCTCAAGTCTGAGCCGACCGCCACGGCCGTATTACCGGCGGCAACCGCCGCCAGCCAAGCGCTCCGCGTAGCTGTGCTCGATGGCGGAGTGCCGCCCAATTCCGTACTCAGCCCGTGGGTCACCAGTCACAGCATCGGCAACGTGGTGAAGCCAACCGTCGATCAACTCGCCCACGGCCTCCAGGTGACCTCCGCTCTTCTGTTCGGGCCAATCGAGCCCGGTAAGACGCCCCCTCCGCCCCCTGCTTCTGTGGACCATTTCCAAGTGGTGGACGCGCGCGACGAAAAGGACCATAGCCGCAACTACTACCGAGTGCTCGGGCGGGTGCAGAACTTCCTGAACCGCCGCTCTCACAGCTTCGTCAACTTGAGCATAGGCGCCGCATTACCTGTGGTGGATGACGAAGTCCACCCTTGGACCGCCATCCTCGACCAGCACCTAGCCACAGGAGATACGTTCGTGACCGTTGCGTCTGGCAACGGTGGCCATCACCCGGCCGACAGCGGGATGGAGCGTGTTCAGTCGCCTGCGGATTCTGTCAATGCCTTGGTCGTAGGCGCGTGTGACTCGATGAAGAAGGCATGGCGACGGGCTGGCTACAGTTCCTACGGGACTGGACGTAGTCGCATGAAGCCGGACGGCGTGGCGTTCGGAGGCACCGACAAAACGCCTTTCTTCGCGTTGGCAGACCCGCACGGCAAGCTGCGCGGCGTATACGGAACGAGCATCTCGGCACCGAACGCCATGCGGACTGCGTTGATGATGCGGGCCGAACTCGGGCCGGTCCTTCATTCTCTCGCCCTGCGTACGCTAATGGTGCATGGGACGGAGCGCGGTCGACAGCCGGTAACTGAAGTTGGCTGGGGGCGTTTCCCTCAGGACCCGAATGAGTTGCTTGTATGCGGCTCGGGCGAGGCCCGTATTCTCTACCAGGGAATTTTTGTGCCCGGGAGCTACATGCGTATGCCCATCCCGATCCCGCCCGGCGGAATTAAGGGTGAAAAGGTCGAGATCACCGCCACGTTTTGTTTCGCGTCACCGACGGACCCAGAGGATCCGCTGGCGTACACGCGCGCTGGCCTCGACATCACCTTCCGCCCGAATTCGAAGAAGTTGGCTAACCCCAAAGCCAAGAGGCCTGTCGCAGAGGCAGACTCCTTCTTCACTGCCAAGAAGGCCTATGCCACTGAGCAGGACCTGCGCAACGCGCATAAATGGGAGACGACTCGCCATGCGCAGCGGCGCTTTAACGAGGCGGACCTGGTCGAGCCCTACTTCGAGGTGCATTACAACGCCCGAGAAGGAGGAGCCCCCAGCAAGGGGGCGACTAACGTCCCTTATGCGCTCGTAGTGACGGTTCGCTGCCCCGGGATGCCGGACCTCTACAACCGCATCCTGCAGCATTACCGCACGCAGCTCCGGCCGCTCGTACCACTCAGTGTCCAAGTCCCTCTGCCACGAGGTTAA
- a CDS encoding serine/threonine protein kinase codes for MAEAPDLGGYEVVGRLAVGGMAEVYQARARATTQRSPGEPEEVVIKRLHPSFRADTAYVKAFVDEAKLTVRLRHPNIVRTFRLFKAGADYLMVQELVSGRTLGYMQELLLKAGAAMPPESACYIAWCLLKALDYIHRAKVGENGATIVHRDVNPANILLGINGDVKLTDFGVAEVEGLMRGDAGALRGTLPYMSPEQVLGQPVDARSDLFSVGVILWELWASRRLHTGDSEADLMHRVRDARVPLLSTVTPDLPDYAVQVARKALFADRARRFQTAAEFIKALEALARRSGWPLTVEALQPLLGG; via the coding sequence GTGGCGGAAGCTCCGGACCTGGGCGGTTATGAGGTGGTCGGCCGGTTGGCAGTCGGCGGCATGGCCGAGGTGTACCAGGCGCGCGCCCGGGCCACGACGCAGCGCTCTCCGGGGGAGCCCGAAGAGGTCGTCATCAAGCGGCTGCACCCGTCGTTCCGCGCCGACACGGCCTATGTGAAGGCCTTCGTCGACGAGGCGAAGCTGACGGTGCGCCTGCGCCACCCGAACATCGTCCGCACCTTCCGCCTGTTCAAGGCGGGGGCGGACTACCTGATGGTGCAGGAGCTCGTGAGTGGCCGGACGCTCGGCTACATGCAGGAGCTGCTGCTCAAGGCCGGCGCGGCGATGCCGCCCGAGTCCGCCTGCTACATCGCCTGGTGCCTGCTCAAGGCGCTGGACTACATCCACCGGGCGAAGGTGGGGGAGAACGGCGCCACCATCGTCCACCGCGACGTGAACCCGGCCAACATCCTGCTGGGCATCAACGGCGACGTGAAGCTGACGGACTTCGGCGTGGCGGAGGTGGAGGGGCTGATGCGCGGCGACGCGGGCGCGCTGCGCGGCACGCTGCCGTACATGAGCCCGGAGCAGGTGCTGGGGCAGCCGGTGGACGCGCGCTCGGACCTGTTCTCGGTGGGCGTCATCCTCTGGGAGCTGTGGGCCAGCCGGCGCCTGCACACGGGCGACAGCGAGGCGGACCTGATGCACCGGGTGCGCGACGCGCGGGTGCCGCTGCTGTCCACGGTGACGCCGGACCTGCCGGACTACGCGGTGCAGGTGGCGCGCAAGGCGCTCTTCGCGGACCGGGCGCGGCGCTTCCAGACGGCGGCGGAGTTCATCAAGGCGCTGGAGGCGCTGGCGCGCCGCTCGGGCTGGCCCCTGACGGTGGAGGCGCTCCAGCCTCTGCTGGGCGGCTGA
- a CDS encoding LEA type 2 family protein — MRSLSPLFRLTVLLTLGLGCASAPTRPSGPAVLTAQETVVVSQGLTDATVRYRGQVASPAAGVLERAEYELVSDGQVVKTGTAQLNVKLEPGVPADFSFEEQAAYVKSAEDLTRLSAQSGTLLLALRGNLVVRSGDQEEKLPFAASRAARVPRLPTVVMEELDGARYSPEEVQLNLRLGVRNPNPFPLKLEGLTWKALVAGKQLDTGTVAQADSVAASATGVYTLEVAVTKDTYGPEVKSLISKGVLPYGITGEVTGPLLRVPYTLSGEVKLNVSR; from the coding sequence ATGCGCTCGCTCTCGCCCTTGTTCCGCCTGACTGTCCTCCTCACCCTCGGCCTGGGGTGTGCCTCCGCCCCTACCCGTCCCTCGGGGCCCGCCGTCCTCACCGCCCAGGAGACCGTCGTCGTCTCCCAGGGCCTCACCGATGCCACGGTGCGCTATCGGGGGCAGGTGGCCAGCCCCGCCGCCGGAGTGCTGGAGCGCGCGGAGTACGAGCTCGTCTCCGACGGACAGGTGGTGAAGACGGGCACCGCCCAGCTCAACGTCAAGCTGGAGCCGGGGGTGCCCGCGGACTTCTCCTTCGAGGAGCAGGCCGCCTACGTGAAGAGCGCGGAGGACCTGACGCGGCTGAGTGCCCAGAGCGGCACGCTGCTGCTGGCCCTGCGCGGCAACCTGGTGGTCCGCTCGGGAGACCAGGAAGAGAAGCTCCCCTTCGCGGCCAGCCGCGCGGCCCGCGTGCCCCGGCTGCCCACGGTGGTGATGGAGGAGCTGGACGGGGCGCGCTACTCGCCCGAGGAGGTCCAGCTCAACCTCCGCCTGGGTGTCCGCAACCCCAACCCCTTCCCGCTGAAGCTGGAGGGGCTGACGTGGAAGGCGTTGGTGGCGGGCAAGCAGCTGGACACCGGGACGGTGGCCCAGGCGGACAGCGTGGCCGCGTCCGCCACCGGGGTGTACACGCTGGAGGTGGCGGTGACGAAGGACACCTACGGACCGGAGGTGAAGTCCCTCATCTCCAAGGGTGTCCTGCCCTACGGCATCACCGGCGAGGTGACGGGCCCCCTGCTGCGCGTCCCCTACACGCTGTCCGGCGAGGTGAAGCTGAACGTGTCGCGGTAG
- the glgA gene encoding glycogen synthase GlgA — translation MKILFISSEVAPFSKTGGLGDVAGALPAALASLGHDVKVVTPRYRGLRDAARLTPTGQSLVVRFPSGEASGPILSARLSDNLEVLFLENAFFYGNRDGLYGDGAGEFGDNPRRFAYLSVGALQAAQRLGFVPDIVHANDWQTGLVPVALQRAFRATALGRAKSVFTIHNLAYQGQFPKDTMGDLGLPWDLFTAEGGLEFYDAVNFLKGGLVFSDALTTVSPTYAREIQTAEQGYGLDGLLRRRAHRLHGILNGIDAHEWDPQTDSFLPARYGPRSLEGKAVCKRDLLARFGLPPGDAPVFAIVSRLAWQKGMDLLLDVLPTALQADIRFVGVGSGERHLEEGLAALQARFPEQVSIRVGFDPGLSHQVEAGADFFLMPSRYEPCGLNQMYSLRYGTVPIVRATGGLADTVEGGLDGNGILFEAFHPAALLGAIRRALALYADAPRLDEFRRRGMDKDFSWTVSARRYESLFRELLAE, via the coding sequence ATGAAGATTCTCTTCATCTCCTCGGAGGTGGCCCCGTTCTCCAAGACGGGGGGCCTGGGAGACGTGGCCGGGGCGCTGCCCGCCGCGCTCGCCTCGCTGGGCCATGACGTCAAGGTCGTCACCCCGCGCTACCGCGGCCTTCGCGACGCGGCGCGGCTCACCCCCACCGGCCAGTCCCTCGTGGTGCGCTTCCCGTCCGGCGAGGCCTCCGGCCCCATCCTCTCCGCGCGCCTGTCCGACAACCTGGAAGTCCTCTTCCTGGAGAACGCGTTCTTCTACGGCAACCGCGACGGCCTCTACGGTGACGGCGCGGGCGAGTTCGGCGACAACCCCCGGCGCTTCGCCTACCTGTCCGTGGGCGCGCTCCAGGCGGCGCAGCGGCTCGGCTTCGTGCCGGACATCGTCCACGCCAACGACTGGCAGACGGGCCTGGTGCCCGTGGCGCTCCAGCGCGCCTTCCGCGCCACCGCGCTGGGCCGCGCGAAGAGCGTCTTCACCATCCACAACCTCGCCTACCAGGGGCAGTTCCCCAAGGACACCATGGGGGACCTGGGCCTGCCGTGGGACTTGTTCACCGCCGAGGGCGGCCTGGAGTTCTACGACGCGGTCAACTTCCTCAAGGGCGGGCTCGTCTTCTCCGACGCGCTCACCACCGTGTCCCCCACCTACGCCCGGGAAATCCAGACGGCGGAGCAGGGCTACGGGCTGGACGGCCTCTTGCGCCGCCGCGCCCACCGGCTGCACGGCATCCTCAACGGCATCGACGCGCACGAGTGGGACCCTCAGACAGATTCCTTCCTCCCGGCGCGCTACGGCCCGCGGAGCCTGGAGGGCAAGGCCGTGTGCAAGCGCGATTTGCTGGCGCGCTTCGGGCTGCCCCCCGGGGACGCGCCGGTGTTCGCCATCGTCAGCCGGCTGGCGTGGCAGAAGGGCATGGACCTGCTGCTGGACGTGCTGCCCACCGCGCTCCAGGCGGACATCCGCTTCGTCGGCGTGGGCAGCGGCGAGCGCCACCTGGAGGAGGGGCTGGCCGCCCTGCAGGCCCGCTTCCCGGAGCAGGTCTCCATTCGCGTCGGGTTCGACCCCGGGCTCTCCCACCAGGTGGAGGCCGGGGCGGACTTCTTCCTCATGCCCAGCCGCTACGAGCCCTGCGGGCTGAATCAGATGTACTCGCTGCGCTACGGCACGGTGCCCATCGTCCGGGCCACGGGCGGGCTGGCGGACACGGTGGAGGGGGGCCTGGACGGCAACGGCATCCTCTTCGAGGCCTTCCACCCGGCCGCCCTGCTGGGCGCCATCCGCCGGGCCCTGGCCCTCTACGCGGACGCCCCCCGGCTGGACGAGTTCCGCCGCCGGGGCATGGACAAGGACTTCTCGTGGACCGTCTCCGCCCGCCGCTACGAGAGCCTCTTCCGCGAGCTCCTTGCGGAATAA
- the pdxH gene encoding pyridoxamine 5'-phosphate oxidase codes for MQIPPDPIQRFAAHFERAKQAIPVDPNAMVVATVGEDGRPSARVVLLKDFDARGFVFFTNYESRKGRELLAHPYAALCFFWQPLEEQVRVEGRVERVSEEEADAYFQSRARGSQVGAWASLQSRPLPTREELDARVAEVEQRYHGAAVPRPPHWSGFRVVPERIEFWHSRPSRLHDRHVYLREGDGWRTQMLYP; via the coding sequence GTGCAGATTCCTCCGGACCCCATCCAGCGCTTCGCGGCCCACTTCGAGCGGGCGAAGCAGGCAATTCCCGTGGACCCCAACGCCATGGTGGTGGCCACCGTGGGAGAGGACGGACGCCCCAGCGCACGCGTGGTGCTGCTGAAGGACTTCGACGCGCGCGGCTTCGTCTTCTTCACCAACTACGAGAGCCGCAAGGGCCGCGAATTGCTGGCCCACCCGTACGCGGCGCTGTGCTTCTTCTGGCAGCCGCTGGAGGAGCAGGTGCGGGTGGAGGGGCGCGTGGAGCGCGTGTCCGAGGAGGAAGCGGACGCGTACTTCCAGAGCCGCGCGCGCGGCAGCCAGGTGGGCGCATGGGCCAGCCTCCAGAGCCGCCCTTTGCCCACGCGCGAGGAGTTGGACGCGCGGGTGGCGGAGGTGGAGCAGCGCTACCATGGCGCCGCCGTGCCCCGCCCGCCGCACTGGTCCGGCTTCCGCGTGGTGCCCGAGCGCATCGAGTTCTGGCACTCGCGCCCCAGCCGGCTCCATGACCGGCACGTCTACCTGCGCGAGGGCGACGGCTGGCGCACGCAGATGCTGTACCCGTAG
- a CDS encoding AAA family ATPase, translating into MDTMADQKIDSIDHLFHVARLGLAGRRDDLAVYVQKLVRTLGRTDPERAAKLQDLLAVSQPSNAGQGALRSATMAAVPVDIESRMSLLKEEWPSLDLEPKWSPPIKGELSQVVLERRRTEELLRGGIAPTRSVLFTGPPGVGKTLAARWMAAQLGWPLLTLDLSAVMSSYLGRTGNNVRNVLDYAKGVECVLLLDELDAIAKRRDDGGEVGELKRLVTVLLQEIDEWPVSGLLIGATNHPDLLDPAVWRRFERVIDFPLPDDDTVRELVADLLARRPEVDVGQIAPALALLFRGQSHALIARDFQRAVRNALVHGSPVQEALLALMQERTGQLDKKARKSLSATLVQAGVSQRTASKLTGTSRGTIRSAQRRQGKQSH; encoded by the coding sequence ATGGACACCATGGCGGACCAAAAAATCGACAGCATTGACCATCTGTTCCATGTAGCCCGGCTCGGCCTTGCCGGGCGACGCGACGACCTAGCGGTGTACGTCCAGAAGCTCGTGCGCACCCTCGGGCGGACCGATCCAGAAAGAGCAGCGAAGCTGCAGGACCTCCTGGCGGTCTCGCAGCCGTCCAACGCCGGTCAAGGAGCGCTGCGCAGTGCGACCATGGCCGCAGTGCCTGTGGACATTGAATCGAGGATGAGCCTCTTGAAGGAAGAGTGGCCCTCCCTTGATTTGGAGCCGAAATGGTCTCCGCCGATAAAAGGCGAACTGAGCCAAGTAGTGCTTGAGCGGCGGCGCACGGAGGAACTTCTCCGGGGCGGTATTGCTCCGACGCGCTCGGTACTATTCACCGGACCGCCGGGAGTTGGTAAGACCCTGGCAGCACGTTGGATGGCAGCCCAGCTTGGCTGGCCACTGCTTACGTTGGACCTCTCAGCAGTAATGAGCAGCTATCTCGGCCGCACCGGCAACAACGTGCGTAACGTGCTCGACTACGCGAAGGGCGTCGAGTGCGTTCTGTTGCTGGACGAACTGGATGCAATCGCTAAGCGTCGAGATGACGGTGGTGAGGTGGGCGAACTCAAGCGACTCGTTACGGTGCTCCTCCAGGAAATCGACGAGTGGCCCGTCTCAGGTCTACTCATTGGCGCCACGAACCACCCGGACTTGCTTGATCCGGCGGTGTGGCGACGATTCGAGCGAGTGATCGACTTCCCTCTACCGGACGACGATACTGTGCGCGAGCTTGTTGCCGACCTGCTCGCTCGTCGCCCCGAAGTGGATGTTGGACAGATTGCGCCCGCTCTTGCTCTGCTGTTTCGAGGGCAGAGCCACGCGCTCATTGCGCGCGACTTCCAGCGAGCCGTGCGCAATGCACTAGTTCATGGGTCGCCCGTGCAGGAGGCACTGCTTGCTCTAATGCAGGAGCGGACAGGCCAGCTTGATAAAAAAGCGCGGAAGAGCTTGAGCGCGACGCTGGTGCAGGCGGGCGTTTCCCAGCGCACCGCTTCCAAGCTGACTGGTACGAGCCGCGGGACTATCCGGAGCGCGCAGCGTCGGCAGGGTAAACAGTCGCACTAA